In a genomic window of Bemisia tabaci chromosome 1, PGI_BMITA_v3:
- the ttv gene encoding exostosin-1 has translation MQAKKRYLLVLLSIAFLAYWSFGGYRLKSDNSSAEMIKELPSYLDSWADQIFDKDLKLSPLTKKTSGMSFVGPHSNIVNQKCRMETCFDYTKCQTDFKVYVYPTAESSFGEMVLSPSPSYQKLIDVIVESRYFTANPGEACLFILAIDTLDRDPLSPDYVRNVPSRLQRLKLWNGGRNHVIFNLYSGSWPNYNEEDLGFDSGEAILAKASMSVSSFRLGFDVSIPLFPKKHPERGGEPGFGSATNFPVVKKYLLAFKGKRYVYGIGSEARNSLYHLHNERDVVMVTTCRHGQSWKEYKDERCDADNSDYDRYDYEVLLLNSTFCLVPRGRRLGSFRFLEVLQAGCIPVLLSNGWVLPFDEVIDWNKAVVLADERLLLQVPELVHSIPPTKIFALRQQTQILWERYFSSIEKIVFTTLEIIRERIPGQRAREGLIWNTAPGALVIQPTFSDALSSFPFYLHYINIGFEKRFTAVIYSQLSSLLTPTTPLYRLIKNVAHSKYVARVVIVWCSEKPPPTYTRWPTLPSHVPLSIVHEVSISHRFRPLELVTTPAVLSLDDDAILLTEEVDFAFNVWLSFPDRIVGYPARSHYWDDTKASWGYTSKWTNDYSIILTGAAFYHRYYHFLYSEWLSPLLLKTVEQSANCEDILINFLVSHVTRRPPIKVTQRKHYKDQPRSPWNDPDHFLQRQTCLNTFAAVFGYMPLVRSNMRFDPVLFKDPVSNLRKKYRQIERVGS, from the exons ATGCAAGCCAAGAAGCGATATTTATTAGTTCTTCTATCAATTGCATTTCTAGCATACTGGTCCTTTGGAGGCTACAGATTAAAAAGCGACAACTCCAGTGCTGAAATGATTAAAGAACTACCATCATATTTAGATtcatgggcagatcaaatttttgacaaagaTCTCAAACTATCTCCCTTAACCAAGAAGACGAGCGGCATGTCTTTTGTTGGTCCTCATAGTAATATTGTCAATCAAAAATGTAGGATGGAAACTTGTTTTGACTACACTAAGTGCCAGACTGATTTTAAAGTTTATGTGTACCCAACAGCTGAATCGTCGTTTGGAGAAATGGTTTTGTCTCCTAGCCCAAGTTATCAGAAGTTAATAGATGTAATTGTTGAGTCTAGATACTTTACCGCAAATCCAGGTGAAGCCTGCTTGTTTATCTTAGCAATTGATACGTTAGACCGTGATCCATTATCTCCTGATTACGTACGAAATGTGCCATCTCGCCTTCAACGTTTAAAATTGTGGAATGGCGGTAGAAACCATGTAATATTCAACCTATATTCTGGCTCCTGGCCAAATTACAATGAAGAGGACCTCGGATTCGACTCAGGAGAAGCCATTCTTGCTAAAGCCAGCATGTCTGTGTCCAGTTTTCGCCTTGGATTTGACGTCTCCATCCCGTTGTTTCCTAAA aaACATCCAGAAAGAGGTGGTGAACCAGGATTTGGCTCAGCAACCAATTTCCCTGTTgtgaaaaaatacttattaGCATTCAAAGGAAAACGGTATGTTTATGGTATAGGGTCAGAAGCAAGAAATTCTCTTTATCACCTTCACAATGAGCGTGATGTAGTAATGGTCACGACTTGTCGACACGGTCAGTCTTGGAAAGAATACAAAGATGAACGCTGCGACGCAGACAACTCAGATTATGATCG ATACGACTACGAGGTCCTTCTGCTCAACTCAACGTTTTGTCTCGTGCCACGTGGGCGCCGTTTGGGCTCTTTCAGGTTTCTAGAGGTTCTTCAAGCTGGCTGTATACCGGTACTTTTATCCAATGGCTGGGTCCTACCATTTGATGAAGTTATCGACTGGAATAAAGCTGTTGTTTTGGCTGATGAGAGGTTGCTCTTACAA gttcCAGAACTGGTTCATTCAATACCACCCACGAAGATATTTGCCTTGCGTCAACAAACACAGATTCTTTGGGAAAGATACTTTTCCTCCATAGAAAAAATCGTTTTTACAACATTAGAG ATTATCCGTGAAAGAATTCCAGGTCAACGAGCTCGAGAAGGTTTAATATGGAACACTGCGCCAGGAGCACTGGTTATTCAACCAACTTTTTCAGATGCCCTCTCCTCGTTTCCATTCTACCTTCATTACATAAATATTGGTTTTGAAAAGCGGTTTACAGCTGTCATCTATTCACAACTTTCATCCCTGCTTACACCCACCACTCCCTTATATCGGCTGATAAAGAATGTTGCTCATAGCAAATATGTGGCCAGA gtgGTAATTGTTTGGTGCAGTGAAAAACCACCTCCAACTTACACGCGATGGCCAACCCTCCCATCTCATGTGCCTTTATCAATAGTCCATGAAGTTTCAATTTCTCACAGGTTCCGTCCTTTAGAATTAGTCACAACACCAGCTGTTTTATCTCTAGATGATGATGCCATTCTTCTGACAGAAGAAGTAGATTTTGCTTTCAACGTTTGGCTTAGTTTTCCCGACCGTATCGTTGGATATCCAGCCAGATCTCACTATTGGGATGATACCAAG GCAAGCTGGGGATATACCTCAAAGTGGACTAATGACTATTCTATCATTTTAACGGGTGCTGCTTTTTATCATCGTTATTACCATTTCCTTTACTCAGAATGGTTGAGTCCACTCCTTTTGAAGACTGTCGAGCAATCAGCAAACTGCGAAGATATTCTCATTAATTTTCTAGTCAGTCATGTCACTCGCAGACCTCCAATTAAAGTTACTCAAAGGAAGCATTACAAGGATCAACCAAG ATCCCCGtggaatgatcctgatcattttCTTCAGCGGCAAACCTGCTTAAATACTTTTGCTGCTGTTTTTGGTTACATGCCTTTGGTACGTTCTAACATGCGTTTTGATCCAGTGCTCTTCAAAGATCCTGTATCAAATCTGCGGAAAAAGTATCGTCAGATTGAGAGGGTTGGTAGTTAG